The Dehalobacter sp. genome contains a region encoding:
- a CDS encoding PDDEXK nuclease domain-containing protein, whose product MDDKKLALTPQGDETEFYKKVSDLLTAARQYAKRQLDSTIVTTYYEVGRMIVEREQQGQKRAQYGTKLIKGLSEYLTEQYGKGFSVVNLKSIRKFYQVYSPSIGQSLTALSEKNEKFDSLISLFDVNVQKGQSLTAQFKLSWTHYQNLMRIENEAARRFYEIETFNQQWSVRQLQRQVGSSLYERLGLSRDKDKVMALANEGQIIESPRDIFKSPYVLEFTGLEERSEYSETELEQALIDNLQKFLLELGKGFLFEARQKRFSFDDKSFYVDLVFYNRLLQCYVLVDLKVAELKHQDLGQMLMYVNYFDRYVRQAFEKPTIGILLCSQKNDNIVELTLPEDSNIYASAYSLYLPDKALLQRKLAEWVEEFEEEHGGDGK is encoded by the coding sequence ATGGACGATAAAAAACTTGCCCTCACGCCGCAGGGCGACGAAACAGAGTTCTATAAGAAGGTCTCCGACCTGCTCACAGCAGCTCGCCAATACGCAAAACGGCAGTTGGACAGCACCATTGTCACAACCTATTATGAAGTCGGCCGGATGATTGTGGAGCGCGAACAGCAGGGTCAAAAGAGAGCTCAATACGGCACAAAACTTATTAAAGGACTGTCCGAATACCTCACCGAGCAATACGGCAAGGGCTTTTCGGTCGTAAATTTAAAAAGCATAAGAAAATTTTACCAAGTTTACTCGCCGTCAATAGGGCAATCACTGACTGCCCTTTCTGAAAAAAATGAAAAATTTGATTCGCTGATTAGCCTGTTTGACGTAAATGTGCAAAAAGGGCAGTCGCTGACTGCCCAATTCAAATTATCGTGGACGCATTATCAAAATTTGATGCGAATTGAAAATGAAGCCGCCCGCCGTTTTTACGAAATCGAAACTTTTAACCAACAGTGGTCGGTCAGGCAGCTGCAGCGTCAGGTCGGCAGTTCTCTCTATGAGCGGCTGGGGCTTTCCCGCGACAAGGACAAGGTTATGGCGTTGGCGAACGAAGGTCAGATCATCGAAAGTCCTCGTGACATCTTCAAGTCACCGTATGTACTGGAATTTACGGGACTTGAGGAACGGTCGGAATACAGCGAAACCGAACTTGAACAGGCTCTGATAGACAACCTGCAGAAGTTCCTGCTTGAACTCGGCAAAGGCTTTCTGTTCGAAGCACGGCAAAAGCGGTTTTCGTTTGATGATAAGTCGTTCTATGTTGATCTCGTATTCTACAACCGCCTGCTCCAATGCTATGTTCTCGTTGACCTCAAGGTTGCCGAGCTGAAGCATCAGGACTTGGGTCAGATGTTGATGTACGTCAACTACTTTGACCGTTATGTCAGACAGGCGTTTGAAAAGCCCACGATAGGTATTCTACTGTGCAGTCAGAAAAATGATAACATCGTTGAATTAACCCTGCCGGAAGACAGTAATATTTACGCCTCGGCATACAGCCTTTATCTCCCCGACAAGGCTTTATTACAACGTAAGCTTGCCGAATGGGTCGAGGAGTTCGAAGAGGAACACGGAGGTGACGGCAAATGA
- a CDS encoding DEAD/DEAH box helicase family protein has product MKLQFKHQKFQADAAKAVCDVFAGQPFLTPSYMMDKGYIKNEQMTIDEAERFTGFGNSKLVLELNDGVILENVNKIQRSNQIEPSKELEGWYNLTVEMETGVGKTYTYIKTMYELNKRYGWSKFIIVVPSVAIREGVYKSFQITEEHFTEEYGKKIRYFIYNSAQLTEIDRFASDSAINVMIINSQAFNARGKDARRIYMKLDEFRSRKPIDILAKTNPILIIDEPQSVEGAATKERLKEFNPLFTLRYSATHKKDSVYNMVYRLDAMEAYNKKLVKKIAVKGISVTGSTATEGYVYLEGINLSKGNPTATIEFDIKGASGVRKATRIVGEGYNLYPNSGELAEYKNGYTVTRIDGRDSSIEFTNGIKLFAGDVMGAVSEEQLRRIQIRETILSHIERERQLFYKGIKVLSLFFIDEVAKYKQYDATGQPFNGVYADMFEEEYKQVIGNLQLKIGDGDEYLKYLGKITAKETHDGYFSIDKKSHRMVDSKFGDRQERTSDDVDAYDRIMKNKELLLDRRDPLRFIFSHSALREGWDNPNVFQICTLKQSGSDVRKRQEVGRGLRLSVNQNGERMDTNLLGEDVHNINVLTVVANESYDSFAKGLQAELAEAVADRPRMVTMELFKNKVIKDVSGAEQVIDIELAQSIYEGLITSGYVKKGILTDKYYEDKKNGSIEIAEEAVDCKDSVIAILDSIYDSRAMQPENARKNNVELKLDKAKLGLPEFQKLWAKINSKSVYVVEFDQDELIKKSIAALNRDLRVSKIFFKVETGTMTDIQSREQLQQGAAFVKEENEVYKAEFSSSNAVKYDLVGKVVAETGLTRKAVVSVLRGIDKVVFSQFANNPEEFIIKAAQIINEQKATTIIQHITYNKLDSVYETTIFTEPTLKGQLGVNAMAANKHLYDHILYDSTNEKIFAESVDTSNEVAVYVKLPNGFFISTPVGKYNPDWAIAFHEGKVKHVYFVAETKGSMSSMQLREIEKAKIHCAREHFKAISTSSVVYDVVDNYAALLDKVMS; this is encoded by the coding sequence ATGAAGCTGCAGTTTAAGCATCAAAAATTTCAGGCAGATGCGGCAAAGGCTGTGTGCGATGTGTTTGCCGGACAGCCCTTCCTCACGCCCAGCTATATGATGGACAAGGGATATATAAAGAACGAACAGATGACCATCGATGAAGCCGAGCGCTTCACTGGCTTTGGCAATTCCAAGCTCGTGTTGGAATTAAACGATGGAGTTATCCTTGAAAATGTCAACAAAATTCAACGCAGTAACCAGATTGAGCCGTCCAAGGAATTGGAGGGGTGGTATAACCTGACGGTGGAAATGGAAACCGGCGTCGGCAAGACTTATACATATATCAAAACTATGTACGAGCTCAACAAGCGGTACGGCTGGAGCAAGTTCATTATTGTCGTTCCCAGCGTCGCTATCCGCGAGGGTGTGTATAAGTCGTTCCAGATTACGGAGGAACACTTTACCGAGGAATACGGAAAGAAGATCCGGTATTTTATCTACAATTCTGCCCAGCTGACGGAGATTGACCGCTTCGCTTCCGACAGCGCTATCAATGTGATGATTATAAATTCTCAGGCTTTTAACGCCCGCGGCAAGGACGCCCGTCGTATTTACATGAAGCTCGATGAATTCCGAAGCCGTAAGCCCATAGATATCCTTGCAAAAACAAATCCAATTTTGATTATTGATGAACCGCAGTCGGTGGAAGGTGCAGCTACAAAAGAGCGCTTAAAAGAGTTTAACCCGCTGTTCACGCTCCGCTATTCGGCAACTCATAAGAAAGACAGCGTTTACAATATGGTTTACCGCCTGGATGCTATGGAAGCATATAACAAGAAGCTGGTCAAGAAAATTGCCGTAAAAGGAATTTCCGTTACCGGCAGCACAGCTACCGAAGGATATGTATATCTGGAGGGCATTAATCTCTCTAAGGGAAATCCCACTGCCACCATTGAGTTTGATATTAAAGGCGCAAGCGGCGTCCGCAAGGCAACACGCATTGTTGGCGAAGGATATAATCTCTACCCCAATTCCGGCGAACTCGCTGAATATAAAAATGGGTATACCGTTACGCGTATTGACGGCAGGGACAGCTCTATTGAGTTTACGAACGGCATCAAACTCTTTGCCGGTGATGTTATGGGTGCGGTCAGTGAGGAACAGCTCAGGCGCATTCAAATTAGAGAGACTATTCTCTCTCATATCGAACGGGAACGGCAGTTGTTCTATAAAGGCATCAAGGTTTTGTCGCTTTTCTTTATCGATGAGGTCGCCAAGTACAAACAATATGACGCTACTGGACAGCCTTTTAATGGTGTGTATGCCGATATGTTCGAAGAGGAATATAAACAGGTCATCGGCAATCTCCAACTTAAAATCGGCGATGGAGACGAATACCTGAAATATCTTGGCAAAATTACCGCCAAAGAAACTCATGACGGTTATTTTTCCATAGATAAAAAGAGCCATCGCATGGTAGACAGCAAGTTCGGTGACAGGCAGGAGCGTACCTCTGACGATGTGGACGCTTATGATAGGATTATGAAAAATAAAGAACTCCTGCTGGATCGCCGCGACCCACTTCGGTTTATCTTCTCTCATTCTGCCTTGCGTGAAGGCTGGGATAACCCGAATGTGTTCCAGATATGCACGCTTAAACAAAGCGGCAGCGATGTCCGTAAACGTCAGGAGGTCGGGCGCGGTTTAAGGCTGTCTGTAAATCAGAACGGCGAACGCATGGACACCAACTTGCTGGGTGAGGATGTTCACAATATAAATGTTCTTACCGTTGTCGCCAACGAAAGCTACGACAGCTTTGCCAAAGGGCTTCAGGCCGAACTGGCCGAGGCTGTGGCTGACCGTCCTCGTATGGTCACGATGGAACTCTTTAAGAACAAAGTGATTAAGGATGTAAGCGGCGCTGAACAGGTTATTGATATTGAACTGGCTCAAAGTATCTACGAAGGGCTTATCACCAGCGGATATGTGAAGAAAGGTATCCTCACCGACAAATATTATGAGGACAAGAAAAACGGCAGTATCGAAATAGCTGAAGAAGCTGTGGATTGCAAAGATTCTGTCATTGCTATTCTTGATTCAATCTACGACAGCCGAGCCATGCAGCCTGAAAACGCACGGAAAAACAATGTTGAACTCAAACTGGACAAGGCCAAGCTTGGTTTGCCGGAATTCCAGAAGCTGTGGGCTAAAATAAACTCCAAGTCCGTTTATGTGGTGGAGTTTGATCAGGATGAATTGATAAAAAAATCAATAGCTGCTCTGAACCGCGACCTTCGCGTATCAAAGATATTTTTCAAGGTCGAAACCGGGACGATGACCGACATCCAGTCACGGGAGCAGCTGCAGCAAGGAGCGGCTTTTGTCAAAGAAGAAAACGAGGTTTACAAGGCGGAGTTTTCTTCCAGTAACGCTGTGAAATATGACCTTGTAGGGAAAGTTGTTGCAGAGACAGGGCTTACCAGAAAAGCGGTTGTGAGCGTCCTGCGGGGAATCGATAAGGTTGTTTTCAGTCAGTTCGCCAATAATCCCGAGGAATTTATCATTAAAGCAGCTCAGATTATCAACGAGCAAAAGGCGACGACAATCATTCAGCATATCACTTACAATAAGCTGGACTCCGTATATGAAACCACTATTTTCACCGAGCCGACGCTGAAAGGACAGCTTGGCGTTAACGCCATGGCGGCCAATAAGCATCTGTACGACCACATCCTCTATGATTCGACGAACGAAAAAATCTTTGCCGAAAGCGTCGATACCAGTAATGAGGTGGCGGTCTATGTGAAGCTGCCGAACGGATTTTTCATCAGTACGCCGGTTGGAAAGTATAATCCTGACTGGGCAATTGCTTTCCATGAAGGTAAGGTCAAGCACGTTTATTTTGTCGCCGAGACAAAAGGCTCCATGTCCTCCATGCAGCTCCGCGAGATTGAAAAGGCAAAAATCCACTGCGCTCGTGAACATTTTAAGGCAATCAGCACCAGTTCTGTCGTATATGACGTGGTAGACAACTATGCGGCATTATTGGACAAGGTTATGAGTTAA